The following proteins are encoded in a genomic region of Populus trichocarpa isolate Nisqually-1 chromosome 13, P.trichocarpa_v4.1, whole genome shotgun sequence:
- the LOC18104240 gene encoding GDT1-like protein 4 isoform X1 produces the protein MGFRSNPRVLFVGAAAFLLLFSFSYIAAAEADGVENEGDESRSFQDLGRRGMIVTNGGDAKSVLKLDSGLGLFDAFFASFSMIMVSEIGDETFIIAALMAMRHPKSTVLSGALTALIVMTVLSTGLGRIVPNLISRKHTNSAATILYAFFGLRLLYIAWRSDSKLSQKKEMEEVEEKLESGQGKTSFRRFFSRFCTPIFLESFILTFLAEWGDRSQIATIALATHKNALGVAVGATLGHTICTSLAVVGGSMLASKISQGTVATIGGLLFLCFSLSSYFYPPL, from the exons ATGGGGTTTCGTTCAAACCCTAGGGTTCTCTTTGTAGGTGCTGCTGCTTTTCTTCTACTATTCTCCTTCTCTTACATCGCTGCTGCTGAG gCAGATGGGGTGGAAAATGAGGGAGATGAATCAAGATCCTTTCAAGATCTCGGCCGCCGTGGCATG ATTGTTACAAATGGCGGTGATGCCAAATCTGTTCTTAAATTGGACTCTGGTCTTGGACTTTTTGATGCATTCTTTGCTAGCTTCTCAATGATTATGGTCAGCGAG ATTGGAGATGAGACTTTTATAATAGCAGCTCTTATGGCAATGCGACACCCTAAATCTACTGTTTTGTCTGGTGCACTCACTGCATTGATTGTTATGACA GTACTTTCTACTGGACTAGGTAGGATTGTGCCAAATTTGATATCAAGAAAGCATACAAATAGTGCAGCCACAA TTCTGTATGCATTTTTTGGCCTTCGGTTGCTTTACATTGCCTGGAGATCAGATTCAAAATTATCCcagaagaaagaaatggaggag GTAGAAGAAAAACTTGAGTCTGGTCAAGGGAAAACATCCTTCCGCCGtttcttttcaagattttgtACACCAATATTTTTGGAG TCATTTATTTTAACCTTTCTAGCTGAGTGGGGAGACCGTAGCCAGATTGCTACAATTGCT TTGGCAACACACAAAAATGCGCTCGGTGTAGCTGTGGGGGCTACTTTGGGACACACTATCTGCACTTCCCTGGCAGTAGTGGGTGGAAGCATGCTAGCATCTAAGATCTCACAAGGGACAGTTGCTACGATTGGAGGCTTACTTTTCCTTTGCTTTTCCTTGTCTTCTTATTTCTATCCTCCTCTATAA
- the LOC18104240 gene encoding GDT1-like protein 4 isoform X2 produces the protein MIVTNGGDAKSVLKLDSGLGLFDAFFASFSMIMVSEIGDETFIIAALMAMRHPKSTVLSGALTALIVMTVLSTGLGRIVPNLISRKHTNSAATILYAFFGLRLLYIAWRSDSKLSQKKEMEEVEEKLESGQGKTSFRRFFSRFCTPIFLESFILTFLAEWGDRSQIATIALATHKNALGVAVGATLGHTICTSLAVVGGSMLASKISQGTVATIGGLLFLCFSLSSYFYPPL, from the exons ATG ATTGTTACAAATGGCGGTGATGCCAAATCTGTTCTTAAATTGGACTCTGGTCTTGGACTTTTTGATGCATTCTTTGCTAGCTTCTCAATGATTATGGTCAGCGAG ATTGGAGATGAGACTTTTATAATAGCAGCTCTTATGGCAATGCGACACCCTAAATCTACTGTTTTGTCTGGTGCACTCACTGCATTGATTGTTATGACA GTACTTTCTACTGGACTAGGTAGGATTGTGCCAAATTTGATATCAAGAAAGCATACAAATAGTGCAGCCACAA TTCTGTATGCATTTTTTGGCCTTCGGTTGCTTTACATTGCCTGGAGATCAGATTCAAAATTATCCcagaagaaagaaatggaggag GTAGAAGAAAAACTTGAGTCTGGTCAAGGGAAAACATCCTTCCGCCGtttcttttcaagattttgtACACCAATATTTTTGGAG TCATTTATTTTAACCTTTCTAGCTGAGTGGGGAGACCGTAGCCAGATTGCTACAATTGCT TTGGCAACACACAAAAATGCGCTCGGTGTAGCTGTGGGGGCTACTTTGGGACACACTATCTGCACTTCCCTGGCAGTAGTGGGTGGAAGCATGCTAGCATCTAAGATCTCACAAGGGACAGTTGCTACGATTGGAGGCTTACTTTTCCTTTGCTTTTCCTTGTCTTCTTATTTCTATCCTCCTCTATAA